The Corylus avellana chromosome ca8, CavTom2PMs-1.0 genome has a segment encoding these proteins:
- the LOC132190400 gene encoding plant intracellular Ras-group-related LRR protein 6-like has protein sequence MMYEHDDEQQDMRKRMDRQKSIEEEDRLEIVDLSGMSLDSLPNPSLNLGTICKLDLSRNNLQNIAESLTARLLNLVVLDMHSNQLKSLPNSIGCLSKLKVLNVSGNLIESLPKTIENCRSLEELNANFNKLSRLPDTIGFELTSLKKLSVNSNKLVFLPSSTSHLTALRVLDARLNCLRSLPDDLENLINLEVLNVSQNFQYFETLPYSIGLLINLVELDVSYNKIKTLPDSMGCLKKLQKLIVEGNPLTSPPMDVVEQGLHAVKAYLSEKMNADHKTPQKKKSWVGKLVKYATFNGNSRRGTGRAREEREGFIMPEYRSIDGLASPRFMGMFSPRRLFSPQTYFSR, from the exons ATGATGTACGAGCATGATGATGAGCAGCAGGATATGAGGAAGAGGATGGATAGACAGAAATCCATCGAGGAAGAAGATAGATtggaaattgttgatttgagtGGCATGAGCTTGGATTCTCTCCCTAACCCTTCTCTTAATTTAGGAACTATTTGCAAGTTGGACCTCTCCAGAAACAATCTCCAG AACATAGCGGAGTCGTTGACTGCTCGATTGCTTAATCTGGTGGTGTTGGACATGCACTCAAATCAGCTTAAATCGCTCCCAAACTCGATCGGCTGCCTTTCTAAGCTCAAGGTTTTGAATGTCTCCGGCAACCTTATTGAATCCCTCCCTAAAACTATTGAGAACTGCAG ATCCTTAGAAGAACTGAATGCGAACTTCAACAAGCTGAGCAGGTTGCCAGACACCATTGGCTTTGAGCTTACGAGCTTGAAGAAGCTCTCTGTAAACTCAAACAAGTTGGTATTTCTCCCAAGCTCCACCTCCCATCTGACCGCCCTGCGAGTGTTAGACGCCCGCCTTAACTGCCTTCGGTCACTCCCAGACGACCTTGAGAACCTCATCAATCTCGAAGTCCTCAACGTGAGCCAAAACTTCCAGTACTTCGAGACCCTACCATACTCCATAGGCCTGCTAATCAACCTCGTCGAATTGGATGTCAGCTACAACAAGATCAAAACCCTTCCGGACTCCATGGGATGCCTCAAGAAGCTCCAGAAGCTCATTGTGGAAGGGAATCCGCTCACTTCGCCTCCCATGGACGTGGTGGAGCAGGGATTGCATGCGGTGAAGGCGTACCTTAGCGAGAAGATGAATGCCGACCACAAGACCCCACAAAAGAAGAAATCATGGGTTGGGAAGTTGGTCAAGTATGCAACCTTTAACGGGAACTCACGACGCGGCACCGGCCGAGCTCGCGAGGAGCGCGAAGGGTTCATCATGCCGGAGTATCGGTCGATTGACGGCCTTGCTTCGCCGAGGTTTATGGGTATGTTTTCACCTCGCCGCCTCTTCTCTCCCCAAACTTACTTCAGTAGATGA
- the LOC132189576 gene encoding plant intracellular Ras-group-related LRR protein 6-like: MMYEHDDEQQDMRKRMDRQKSIEEEDRLEIVDLSGMSLDSLPNPSLNLGTICKLDLSRNNLQNIAESLTARLLNLVVLDMHSNQLKSLPNSIGCLSKLKVLNVSGNLIESLPKTIENCRSLEELNANFNKLSRLPDTIGFELTSLKKLSVNSNKLVFLPSSTSHLTALRVLDARLNCLRSLPDDLENLINLEVLNVSQNFQYFETLPYSIGLLINLVELDVSYNKIKTLPDSMGCLKKLQKLIVEGNPLTSPPMDVVEQGLHAVKAYLSEKMNADHKTPQKKKSWVGKLVKYATFNGNSRRGTGRAREEREGFIMPEYRSIDGLASPRFMGMFSPRRLFSPQTYFSR, from the exons ATGATGTACGAGCATGATGATGAGCAGCAGGATATGAGGAAGAGGATGGATAGACAGAAATCCATCGAGGAAGAAGATAGATtggaaattgttgatttgagtGGCATGAGCTTGGATTCTCTCCCTAACCCTTCTCTTAATTTAGGAACTATTTGCAAGTTGGACCTCTCCAGAAACAATCTCCAG AACATAGCGGAGTCGTTGACTGCTCGATTGCTTAATCTGGTGGTGTTGGACATGCACTCAAATCAGCTTAAATCGCTCCCAAACTCGATCGGCTGCCTTTCTAAGCTCAAGGTTTTGAATGTCTCCGGCAACCTTATTGAATCCCTCCCTAAAACTATTGAGAACTGCAG ATCCTTAGAAGAACTGAATGCGAACTTCAACAAGCTGAGCAGGTTGCCAGACACCATTGGCTTTGAGCTTACGAGCTTGAAGAAGCTCTCTGTAAACTCAAACAAGTTGGTATTTCTCCCAAGCTCCACCTCCCATCTGACCGCCCTGCGAGTGTTAGACGCCCGCCTTAACTGCCTTCGGTCACTCCCAGACGACCTTGAGAACCTCATCAATCTCGAAGTCCTCAACGTGAGCCAAAACTTCCAGTACTTCGAGACCCTACCATACTCCATAGGCCTGCTAATCAACCTCGTCGAATTGGATGTCAGCTACAACAAGATCAAAACCCTTCCGGACTCCATGGGATGCCTCAAGAAGCTCCAGAAGCTCATTGTGGAAGGGAATCCGCTCACTTCGCCTCCCATGGACGTGGTGGAGCAGGGATTGCATGCGGTGAAGGCGTACCTTAGCGAGAAGATGAATGCCGACCACAAGACCCCACAAAAGAAGAAATCATGGGTTGGGAAGTTGGTCAAGTATGCAACCTTTAACGGGAACTCACGACGCGGCACCGGCCGAGCTCGCGAGGAGCGCGAAGGGTTCATCATGCCGGAGTATCGGTCGATCGACGGCCTTGCTTCGCCGAGGTTTATGGGTATGTTTTCACCTCGCCGCCTCTTCTCTCCCCAAACTTACTTCAGTAGATGA
- the LOC132189577 gene encoding uncharacterized protein LOC132189577, with protein MRSKPEAQSLTSTTEAASSNSVDPIFHLIRILPFSFLRAPKLRLKLPTLTLPSPMTVYALVLLTYFMVVSGIVYDVIVEPPGIGSTQDRATGSVRPVVFLPGRVNGQYIVEGLSSGFMFVLGGVGIILMDLALDRNRAKSVKVSYATAGISSVIIAYVMSMLFIRIKIPAYLR; from the coding sequence ATGCGGTCCAAACCGGAAGCCCAATCCCTCACCAGCACAACGGAGGCGGCATCGTCGAACTCCGTGGATCCGATTTTCCACCTGATCCGGATCCTGCCCTTCAGCTTCCTCCGCGCGCCGAAGCTCCGCCTGAAGCTCCCAACCCTAACCCTGCCCTCCCCGATGACCGTCTACGCGCTCGTCCTCCTAACTTACTTCATGGTCGTCTCCGGCATAGTCTACGACGTCATCGTCGAGCCCCCCGGCATCGGCTCCACGCAGGACCGCGCCACCGGCTCCGTTCGACCCGTCGTGTTCCTCCCGGGGCGCGTCAACGGGCAGTACATCGTGGAGGGCCTCTCGTCCGGCTTCATGTTCGTGCTCGGCGGCGTCGGCATCATTCTCATGGACCtcgcgctcgatcgcaaccgCGCCAAGTCCGTCAAGGTCTCCTACGCCACCGCGGGGATCTCCTCAGTGATCATTGCCTACGTCATGAGTATGCTCTTCATTAGGATTAAGATCCCTGCTTATCTTAGATGA
- the LOC132190952 gene encoding uncharacterized protein LOC132190952, whose amino-acid sequence MAIFFSNNTLSADKDQILELAGLPATQRYDTYLGLPALVDKSRTSAFRSIIDRVCKRLKDWKFKFLSQAGKEIILKAVIQATPTYCMSVFCLPKLLCSEINSLMQKFWWDQKENDKRIAWMSWSCMGHSKKRGGMGFRDFTCFNTALLAKQCWRIWKVLESPLAKIMKAKYFPGLFYFGSPSRKKTVFCLEKHTMLVRFASRRVDMESGVR is encoded by the coding sequence ATGGCAATCTTTTTTAGCAACAACACTCTGTCAGCTGACAAGGATCAAATTTTGGAACTTGCGGGGTTACCAGCCACTCAGAGATACGACACTTATTTGGGGCTTCCTGCCCTAGTGGATAAATCGAGAACATCAGCCTTTAGAAGCATCATTGACAGGGTTTGTAAGCGATTAAAAGATTGGAAATTTAAATTCTTGTCTCAAGCTGGGAAAGAGATCATTTTGAAGGCGGTCATACAAGCTACTCCAACTTATTGCATGAGTGTGTTCTGTCTTCCGAAGTTGTTATGTTCGGAGATAAACTCACTaatgcaaaagttttggtgggATCAAAAGGAGAATGACAAACGGAtcgcttggatgagttggagctGTATGGGGCATTCAAAAAAGCGTGGGGGTATGGGCTTTAGAGATTTCACTTGCTTCAATACGGCCCTTTTGGCAAAGCAGTGTTGGAGGATATGGAAGGTGCTGGAAAGCCCTCTTGCAAAAATTATGAAAGCCAAGTATTTTCCCGGACTGTTCTATTTTGGAAGCCCAAGTAGGAAAAAAACTGTCTTTTGCTTGGAAAAGCATACAATGCTCGTGCGATTTGCTTCGAGAAGGGTTGATATGGAGAGTGGGGTGCGGTGA